A window from Pseudobutyrivibrio ruminis HUN009 encodes these proteins:
- the ruvB gene encoding Holliday junction branch migration DNA helicase RuvB has product MLSNKQITSTIASHEDLVTDNALRPKSFDGYIGQNKVKENMQIYIEAAKKRGEALDHVLLYGPPGLGKTTLAGIVASEMNSNIKVTSGPAITIPGEIVAVLMTLKDGDVLFIDEIHRLSKPVEETLYSAMEDFAVDIVMGKDTTARSIHTKLPRFTLIGATTRPGLLSAPLRDRFGIIGHMDYYTPEELSTIVTASAGKLDAPIDYEGAYQIALRSRGTPRLANRYLKRVRDYAEVKFDGVITKDVAAATLDSLEVDTLGLDNNDRNILLAIIERFNGGPVGLDNLAATVGEDSGTIEDVYEPYLLQNGLIIRTPKGRVATKEAYEHFHMPIPENVM; this is encoded by the coding sequence ATGCTTTCAAACAAACAAATAACATCTACAATTGCATCTCACGAAGATTTAGTTACAGACAATGCTCTTAGACCAAAGAGCTTTGATGGCTACATTGGTCAGAATAAAGTCAAAGAGAACATGCAAATATATATCGAGGCTGCAAAAAAGCGTGGTGAGGCACTGGATCATGTACTTTTATATGGACCTCCTGGCCTTGGAAAAACCACTCTTGCAGGGATTGTAGCTTCAGAGATGAATTCAAATATCAAGGTTACATCCGGCCCGGCAATTACTATACCGGGTGAGATAGTAGCAGTTCTTATGACTTTAAAAGATGGCGATGTATTATTTATCGATGAAATTCATCGTCTTTCAAAGCCAGTAGAAGAGACTTTATATTCCGCAATGGAAGATTTTGCTGTAGATATTGTTATGGGCAAGGATACTACAGCCCGTTCAATTCATACAAAATTACCACGTTTCACTTTAATAGGAGCCACAACAAGACCTGGTCTTTTGTCCGCTCCACTTCGTGATAGATTCGGAATAATCGGCCATATGGATTATTACACTCCTGAGGAATTGTCTACAATCGTTACAGCTTCTGCAGGAAAGCTTGATGCTCCTATTGATTATGAGGGTGCATACCAAATTGCTCTTAGATCAAGAGGAACCCCACGTTTGGCCAACAGATACTTGAAACGAGTGAGGGATTACGCTGAGGTAAAATTTGATGGTGTTATCACAAAGGATGTAGCTGCCGCCACACTAGATTCTTTAGAGGTTGACACTTTAGGATTGGATAATAACGATAGAAACATTTTGCTTGCCATTATTGAGCGTTTTAATGGAGGACCAGTAGGTCTTGATAATCTTGCTGCTACAGTAGGAGAGGATTCAGGCACAATCGAGGATGTTTACGAGCCATATTTGCTTCAAAATGGCCTAATTATTCGTACTCCAAAGGGACGAGTTGCAACAAAAGAAGCATACGAACATTTTCACATGCCAATTCCAGAAAATGTAATGTGA
- a CDS encoding peptidase U32 family protein, whose product MNKLELLSPAGDLQIFKAAINSGADAVYFGGDLFGARAYAKNFSIEDAKEAIKYAHLHGAKAYLTVNTLLKNLEIEGKLYEYLKAYVENGVDAFIVQDFGVFNFIRTYFPDTHIHMSTQASLCTEYGARFFEDLGASRIVTAREISINEISRIHSACPDLEIESFVHGALCVCYSGQCLMSSILGGRSGNRGRCAQPCRLPYEAFDDKNKKLNKKGNYILSPKDFCTIKYLPEMIEAGVMSFKIEGRMKQIDYATGVLSVYRHYIDQYLYKGAANYSVSDEDITRLLNSGNRSGFTDLYLHSHNGPEMITFEAPSHTKAEPTNAEITERKIKVNCKVSANLGKELQVIFTDENGNEGKFVGNIIEQAQNRATSREDIVKAISGLGNTSFEIDKLNIDYDDDIFLPVSALKNARREAIAKLTAVLSTEKNKIVVPFEELKVPNNIQASPKAFITLLKEEQIKALKNFDFIDAIAVPSHLFETAKQYFSGKVYIYLPAVFRSSKINSLDIDDRADGVIAASYDELGYLSSIDYPQKKVILDHRLYTFNNRSVKAFENLGFNYSCIPYELSLKELKHRDNHNSQMIIYSRIPMMITANCTVKNTIGCKKANSQITLVDRKNENLIVACDCTNCYNTIYNSKKYMAFDLKDELLTLGVKEFRLDFTVESESETEEILNLYKDVFIKNQPFKFKEDFTKGHLKRGVE is encoded by the coding sequence ATGAATAAATTAGAATTACTTTCGCCAGCAGGCGATTTACAAATATTTAAGGCTGCTATCAATTCAGGAGCTGATGCAGTTTATTTTGGTGGTGATTTATTTGGCGCTAGAGCTTATGCTAAGAACTTCTCAATCGAAGACGCCAAAGAGGCTATTAAATATGCTCATTTGCACGGAGCGAAGGCTTATCTTACTGTAAATACATTACTTAAAAATCTTGAAATCGAAGGAAAGCTTTACGAATACCTAAAAGCATACGTGGAAAATGGAGTCGATGCATTTATCGTTCAGGATTTTGGTGTATTTAATTTCATAAGAACATATTTCCCGGATACGCATATTCATATGAGCACTCAGGCCAGCCTTTGCACAGAATATGGCGCCAGGTTTTTCGAGGATTTAGGAGCGTCACGTATTGTTACAGCTCGTGAGATATCTATCAATGAAATTAGCAGGATTCATAGCGCTTGCCCTGATTTGGAAATCGAGTCTTTTGTTCATGGTGCTCTTTGCGTTTGCTATTCCGGACAGTGCTTGATGTCATCAATTTTAGGCGGAAGATCTGGTAACAGAGGAAGATGTGCTCAGCCTTGTAGACTTCCATATGAAGCTTTTGATGATAAAAATAAAAAGCTTAACAAAAAAGGAAATTACATCCTTAGCCCTAAGGATTTTTGTACTATAAAGTATCTTCCGGAAATGATTGAAGCAGGTGTAATGTCTTTCAAAATCGAAGGAAGAATGAAGCAGATAGACTATGCAACTGGAGTTTTATCTGTATATAGACATTATATAGATCAGTATTTGTACAAGGGTGCTGCTAATTATTCTGTATCAGATGAGGACATAACACGTCTTTTAAATTCGGGAAACAGAAGCGGATTTACAGATTTATATTTGCATTCCCACAACGGCCCTGAAATGATTACTTTCGAAGCTCCTTCTCATACAAAAGCGGAACCAACTAATGCAGAAATTACAGAAAGAAAAATAAAAGTTAACTGCAAGGTTAGTGCAAATCTAGGAAAAGAGCTTCAGGTAATATTTACCGATGAAAACGGAAACGAGGGAAAGTTTGTCGGAAATATTATTGAACAGGCTCAAAATAGAGCTACAAGTAGAGAAGATATCGTAAAAGCGATATCTGGTCTGGGAAATACATCATTTGAAATTGATAAATTAAACATTGATTATGATGACGATATTTTCTTGCCTGTTTCAGCTTTGAAGAATGCCAGAAGAGAAGCCATTGCAAAGCTTACTGCTGTATTATCTACTGAGAAGAATAAAATAGTAGTTCCATTTGAGGAATTAAAGGTCCCTAACAATATTCAGGCTTCACCAAAGGCTTTCATCACATTGCTAAAAGAAGAGCAGATTAAAGCATTGAAAAACTTTGATTTTATTGATGCTATTGCGGTTCCATCCCATTTATTTGAGACTGCAAAACAATATTTTTCTGGCAAAGTATATATTTACCTGCCAGCAGTATTTAGAAGCAGCAAAATCAACTCTTTAGATATAGACGATAGAGCAGACGGTGTAATAGCAGCAAGCTACGATGAGCTAGGTTATTTATCTAGTATTGATTACCCTCAGAAAAAAGTAATACTGGACCACAGGTTATATACATTCAACAACCGAAGTGTTAAAGCATTTGAAAATCTTGGATTCAATTATAGCTGTATCCCTTATGAGCTTTCATTAAAAGAATTAAAGCACAGAGATAATCATAATTCTCAGATGATTATTTACAGCCGTATTCCTATGATGATTACAGCTAATTGTACTGTTAAGAACACTATCGGATGTAAAAAGGCTAACAGCCAGATTACACTAGTAGACAGAAAGAATGAAAACTTGATTGTTGCTTGTGATTGCACCAACTGCTATAACACAATCTACAACAGCAAGAAATATATGGCTTTTGATTTAAAGGATGAATTGCTGACACTTGGCGTAAAAGAATTCAGATTGGATTTTACTGTTGAATCTGAATCAGAAACCGAAGAAATACTTAATCTTTATAAAGATGTATTTATCAAGAATCAACCTTTTAAATTCAAAGAAGACTTTACTAAAGGACATTTAAAAAGAGGAGTAGAATAA
- a CDS encoding cell division protein ZapA yields the protein MVSEKSAKVLIGGKVYTLSGYEEEEYLQKVANYINSKLDEFNSIDDYKRISADLKATLLELNIADDYFKAKTQVESLESDLDIRDKEIYNLKHDLISAQLKTETLEETITKLERENKELLLHKTKLEASLEDALLGSISDE from the coding sequence ATGGTTTCCGAGAAGAGCGCAAAAGTGCTTATAGGCGGAAAAGTTTATACGTTGAGCGGTTACGAAGAGGAGGAATATCTTCAGAAGGTTGCCAACTACATAAATTCAAAGCTTGACGAGTTTAATTCAATAGACGATTACAAGCGTATTTCTGCTGATTTAAAGGCTACTTTGCTTGAGCTAAATATTGCTGACGATTACTTCAAGGCGAAGACCCAGGTTGAATCCCTTGAATCTGATTTAGATATTCGTGATAAAGAAATTTACAATCTCAAACACGATTTAATATCAGCACAGCTTAAGACAGAGACTTTAGAAGAAACAATTACAAAGCTTGAAAGGGAGAACAAGGAGCTTCTTCTTCACAAGACAAAGCTTGAGGCTTCCCTAGAGGATGCCCTTCTAGGTTCTATTTCAGATGAATAA
- the ruvA gene encoding Holliday junction branch migration protein RuvA — protein MIAFIRGTLTDIDGNVIIVDNNGIGYGVNSSMNTIGSLPAIGSEIKLNTKLIPKEDSLTLYGFYDKEELKMFELLLSVSGIGPKGALAILSSMTVSDIRFAVAGGDSKAFAKVPGVGKKTAERAIIDLKDKVDIVDAFEGKLSAGQTNIATTSTVKEEVLEALVALGYSPSNAARALDKMTITDSTTTEQLLSDTLKQMSFI, from the coding sequence ATGATAGCATTCATTCGAGGCACACTTACTGATATTGATGGTAACGTCATTATCGTTGACAATAATGGAATAGGTTATGGTGTTAATTCTTCAATGAATACCATTGGCAGTCTTCCTGCCATTGGTTCAGAAATTAAGCTTAACACCAAGCTGATTCCAAAAGAGGATTCTCTTACTTTATATGGATTCTATGACAAGGAGGAGCTTAAGATGTTTGAGCTTCTTCTTTCTGTCAGCGGAATTGGGCCTAAGGGGGCACTAGCGATCCTTAGTTCCATGACCGTTTCAGACATTCGTTTTGCTGTGGCAGGTGGCGATTCAAAGGCCTTTGCTAAAGTTCCTGGAGTAGGAAAGAAAACAGCAGAACGAGCAATAATCGATTTAAAAGATAAAGTTGATATTGTTGATGCGTTCGAAGGTAAGCTTTCGGCTGGCCAGACTAATATTGCCACTACTTCAACCGTAAAAGAAGAAGTATTAGAAGCACTTGTAGCACTTGGCTATTCACCAAGCAACGCTGCTAGAGCTTTAGATAAGATGACAATAACAGACTCTACAACCACAGAGCAATTACTTTCAGATACATTGAAACAAATGTCATTTATTTAA